Within the Streptomyces sp. R41 genome, the region CGGAGATGGGCAAGCCTGTCAAGCAGGCGCGTGCGGAGGCAGCCAAATGCGCGAAGGCGATGCGCTGGTACGCCGACCACGCCCAGGGGCTGCTCGCCGACGAGGAGCCGGCCGACTCCGACGTCAAGGACTCCGGTGCCTCCCGCGTCCTCGTGCGCTACCGGCCGCTGGGCCCGGTGCTGGCCGTCATGCCGTGGAACTTCCCGCTGTGGCAGGTGATCCGGTTCGCCGCGCCCGCGCTGATGGCGGGCAACGTAGGCCTGCTCAAGCACGCCTCGAACGTGCCGCAGACCGCCCTCTACCTGGAGGAACTGTTCCGCCGGGCGGGCTTCCCCGAGGGCTGCTTCCAGACGCTGCTGATCGGCTCGGGCGCCGTCGAGGACGTCCTGCGCGACCCGCGCGTCAAGGCGGCCACGCTCACGGGGAGTGAACCGGCGGGCCGGGCGGTCGCCTCGGTCGCCGGGGACGAGGTCAAGAAGACGGTCCTGGAGCTGGGCGGCAGCGACCCCTTCGTCGTCATGCCGTCCGCCGACCTCGACCGGGCCGCGAAGATCGCCGTGACGGCGCGTGTACAGAACAACGGGCAGTCGTGCATCGCCGCCAAGCGGTTCATCGTGCACACCGACGTGTTCGACGCCTTCACCGAGCGGTTCACGGCGGGCATGCGGGCCCTGAAGGTGGGCGACCCGCTGGACGAGGAGACGGACATCGGTCCGCTCTCCACCGAGCAGGGCCGCAGCGACCTTCAGGAGCTGGTCGACGACGCGGTGGAGAGCGGCGCGACCGTCCTGTGCGGCGGCGAACGCCCCGAAGGCTTCCGGGACCGCGGCTGGTACTACGCGCCGACCATCCTGACCGACATCACCCCCGAGATGCGCATCCACCAGGAGGAGGCCTTCGGGCCCGTCGCCACGCTCTACCGCGCGGCCGACCTGGACGCGGCGGTGGCCCTCGCCAACGACACCCCGTTCGGGCTCAGTTCGAACGTCTGGACGCGCGACGGGACCGACGTGGACCGGTTCGTCCGTGATCTGGAGGCGGGCGGCGTGTACGTCAACGGGATGACGGCGTCCCACCCGGCGTTCCCGTTCGGCGGGGTGAAGCGATCCGGCTACGGGCGTGAGCTGTCGGAGCACGGAATCCGCGAGTTCTGCAACATCACCACCGTATGGCACGGAGCGTGAGCGTTCCGCAGCTACGATCCCCTCTGTGAACCGCGAAGTGACCCTGCCTCTGATCGTCGACGACCGCGGCACGTTGCAGGTGGCGGCCGCCGACGTCAGCAAGCTGCTGCGCACGGTGGGCGGCCGGTGGCTGCATCTGGTGGAGGCCGGCCAGGACGGGCTCGACGAGGACACGGTGGCGGCGCTCACGATCGAACTCGCCAAGCTCGCCGACCGCATCGACGTGGCCTGCATCGCGCACAGCAGTGGGACGACGGCCGACTGACCATGCGTCAGGGCTTCCCCGCAGACCTGTTCACGGCGGGTCCGGTCGCTCTCTACGCCACCCGCTGGTCGAGCTCCCACAGGGCGTGCCAGAACTTCGCCTCGTAGGCCTGGAGCAGCCGCCCGTAGCGGAGCACCGCGTCTTGCGAAATCTGTCCGGTGTCGATTCCCGCCTGCACCGCTGCCTGCGCCTTCAGCTCCAGGTCCGGCGCGGGCTCGGCGAAGAAGTCGAAGAAGGCGCAGGCCTCGTCGGCGAAGCCGTAGTGGCGGCGCAGGGACTGGGCGATCGTCGCGCAATAGCCGCCCCATGCCGCGAAGTTGGCGCTGAGCGCGAGCACGACGTCGGCCGGTGAACCGTTCAGGGCGAGCCAGGCGACGTATGCGGGATAGGTCTGGCAGTCCTCGAGCGGTTCGTACGCGGCCGCCCATGCCTCGTCGGCCCCGACCGCGGCGGCGTACGCACCGAGCCGATCCTGGGCCAGGGCTTCACCCTCCGCGAGCATTTCGAAGAAGGCGGCGCTCTCCGGCGCGGCTGCCGCGGCCTCGGTGCCGGCCGCGGACCGTTCGGCCAGACGCAGGAACGCCCGGCGGTCCGCGGCGATCACATGGCGCTGCTCGAGGGCGAGTGCGGCGAGGGTCGAGCGCCGCGCCGCGCCCCGGGCGATCAGGGGCAGAAGCCTGTTGGCGTGCGGGTCCGGGGCGAGTTTCCCGGTCGTGCTCTCCAGCAGTTCCCTGGCCGTCCGCGTCATCGCTGCTCCTTCGGTTCGACGGTCCCGGGGCCCTTTCCACCAGGGTCCCACGCCATCCCAAAGTTCCCCGGAATGGAGTAATCCGACGCGATATCCGAGCGCAGCCGGGTGATCGTGGGTGGACCACCGGAGGACGAAGAGTTCCCCGGAAGGCGGAAAGAAGGCGTGCTCCATGGCGACTTTGTGCAGACCCTCGGTCTCGGTTCCGGAACATGTCATCACGATGGAGGAGACGCTGGAGCTGTGCCGCTCCCGTCACGCCGACCACCCACAATTGCCTCTGGCGCTGCGCCTGATCGAGAACACGGGCGTCGCCACCCGGCACA harbors:
- a CDS encoding NADP-dependent succinic semialdehyde dehydrogenase, yielding MPIATVNPANGETLKTYDALGAEEIERRLAAAEAAFRTHRTTSFAERARLLHRAADLLDEEQQDIGRVMTTEMGKPVKQARAEAAKCAKAMRWYADHAQGLLADEEPADSDVKDSGASRVLVRYRPLGPVLAVMPWNFPLWQVIRFAAPALMAGNVGLLKHASNVPQTALYLEELFRRAGFPEGCFQTLLIGSGAVEDVLRDPRVKAATLTGSEPAGRAVASVAGDEVKKTVLELGGSDPFVVMPSADLDRAAKIAVTARVQNNGQSCIAAKRFIVHTDVFDAFTERFTAGMRALKVGDPLDEETDIGPLSTEQGRSDLQELVDDAVESGATVLCGGERPEGFRDRGWYYAPTILTDITPEMRIHQEEAFGPVATLYRAADLDAAVALANDTPFGLSSNVWTRDGTDVDRFVRDLEAGGVYVNGMTASHPAFPFGGVKRSGYGRELSEHGIREFCNITTVWHGA
- a CDS encoding transcriptional regulator, which codes for MTRTARELLESTTGKLAPDPHANRLLPLIARGAARRSTLAALALEQRHVIAADRRAFLRLAERSAAGTEAAAAAPESAAFFEMLAEGEALAQDRLGAYAAAVGADEAWAAAYEPLEDCQTYPAYVAWLALNGSPADVVLALSANFAAWGGYCATIAQSLRRHYGFADEACAFFDFFAEPAPDLELKAQAAVQAGIDTGQISQDAVLRYGRLLQAYEAKFWHALWELDQRVA
- a CDS encoding DUF6213 family protein, with the translated sequence MNREVTLPLIVDDRGTLQVAAADVSKLLRTVGGRWLHLVEAGQDGLDEDTVAALTIELAKLADRIDVACIAHSSGTTAD